A DNA window from Zingiber officinale cultivar Zhangliang chromosome 3A, Zo_v1.1, whole genome shotgun sequence contains the following coding sequences:
- the LOC122050677 gene encoding uncharacterized protein LOC122050677 — MASFASSSVTWFSDLGIFRVLCARLDHMGGSWVDELPSVIWALRTTLKEATDVTPFQLVYGGEVVVPMEVGVEFDRMQHYDEGNAERRLMELDLVDEARAKAAVRQTAYRQCMKQNYNRRVIPKFFQVDGLI; from the coding sequence ATGGCCAGCTTTGCTAGCTCATCCGTTACTTGGTTCTCCGATCTGGGGATCTTCAGAGTCCTgtgtgctcggctcgaccacatgggaggcagcTGGGTTGACGAGCTCCCTAGTGTGATATGGGCTCTTCGCACGACTCTGAAAGAGGCGACCGACGTAACCCCATTTCAGTTAGTATACGGTGGTGAAGTAGTTGTCCCCATGGAGGTCGGGGTAGAATTCGATCGGATGCAGCACTACGACGAAGGAAACGCCGAACGGAGGttgatggagctcgacttggtggacgaagcaaGGGCAAAAGCCGCTGTTCGGCAGACAGCCTATCGGCAGTgcatgaagcagaattacaatcgACGAGTGATCCCGAAGTTCTTCCAGGTCGATGGCCTCATctag